ATTTGCATCTGCAGCGCCTCCCGCCGCACGAGTATAAAATAAGCTTCAGGTGCAAaaatcaaatcagctttttacgcttcgaaagccggcagtgaAACCTGCTACTGTGAAGCTTTCTCTCTGCTCTGGAGTACGCCGTGTGTCTGTAGTTGGTTGGGCGAACAGCACCACAGTGGAAGGCTCATGGATTCCACTTctttgatttatttttctttgaactTGAGTGTGTGCATTGCCActcccctgtgtgcttcatccGAAAAAGTGTATTTCCTAAAAGAGCAAGCATGAGTGGAATTTGTGTCTTTGTAAAGACAGCCATTCTCTCTTGTCAGGGGCATAGCATGTGAGCGGAGCATAGCGGGGAGTGAGCGAGGAGCAGAGTGTGCAAAATATAGTCAGAGCGCAGAGCGGGTTTTTATCCAAAGGCCGCTTCGATCAATCTGCTTGTTCCGGTTCCACTTTGATATCACTCACACCACGAGCCCCGCGACAGAATAGAAGTGAAGCAGATTTTTGTCCGCAGCAGTCACGCAACAAACCAGCTCCACGGATCCCATGCAGGCAGTGTGTCCCAGGCATAAGGATTTGGTTGAAAACGGCAGGTATTAGGCATGCAGAGGAATTTTAAATTTGATGGAGGGTGGATCGATTTCACCGGAGATTGATGAAATTGTAGGTGAGCGGAATTTAGTTAAGCAGTCTGGTCCTAGTACATGGGTCCTAAGGATGGTCACAAGCACTGTCTTTCATGCTTGGGCTTACAGCATGCGAAGGCAACATTCACGTGGGGTTCGTGTACTTACTGCAAAGCCAGTACCTCCGGGAACGGCACTTCCCTCGCCCAGTGCCCAGCCCCAGCGGTGTGGCTGTGAAGCTTCGTCCTGACAAGGGCTGGGTGGGGAATCATGTGTTCCAGTTTTTTTCTGTTCCAACGGATTTTCAGCCAGCTCCCACCTTtccacaaaaagagtgcattcccTTTCTCAGAAATCTGAAAAAACACTGTTTTCCTCTTCTTCTAGTGATGACGGGTGCATCGGGTGGCCTGGGCACCCCTCAGCAGGGTCCCACCTGCTTGGTCACCCAGCAGCGGCACCAGGAGCTGCCCCGCACAACACCCCTCTCTGTGTGGCCGTAGCACACATATTGGTGATCACCTCCGTTCTGCTCAGCTGCCCCCCGCGGGTACACAGGTCGTGCCTTTAATTCCTCTCGCTTGGTCCCTGGGTGCCTGGCAACAGCTCCCCAGCCCATCGCATTTGCTTTTACGCATGATCCGCCTTGGCAATGCAATTCAATCCGCCCGGCGACCCACAATTTTCTGAGCATCTGCTTCACTACTGTGAAACATGCCGACACACACATACTACATGCGGAGATTGTGGTCATACTGGCGtaggacgcgatcgagccggtccctctagccgagatgaggtcggggttttacagcccttaatTCATAGTCCTCAAGAAAAGCGTCGGGTTATGACTGATCATGGATTTACACTCTCTGAACTGTGCACTTCACAAGCAGCCATTCAAGATGCTGATGCACAAGAACATTTTTTAATGCATTCGTCCCCAAGATTGGCTTGCAGCCATAGACATGAAGGATGCATACTTTCATGTCTCGATTCTCCCTCGTCACAGGCAGTTTCTCTGCTTTGCGTTTGAGGGgcgggcatatcagtacaaagttttAACATTCAGGCTAGCTCTCTCTCCCCGCGTCTTCACTAAGGTCGTGAAGGGGGGGGGTTTCAACACCTGAGAGAAAGCGGTGTTCGCATACTCACGTATCTGGatgattggcttataatagcgcagTCACGCCAGATGCTCTGCGAACACATATActtaatgcttcggcatctcaCTCGTCTGGGCCTTCAAGTCAACTGGGAGAAGAGCAAACTTTGCCCtgtgcagaggatctcttttcttggTATAGAACTGAACTTGTGGTGTGGCACAGCGGTGTCCAttgtgtaaccattacacctgcgtgccGTCTCACCTTCACTTCGTGGATAGGCCCAATGTTTCTCTGGGCTGGTGTACCCCTGAAACAGGTCTCCAGTCATGCCTCAAACACGGAGTGGGGGGCCATAAAAAACGGCTTGCCGTCTcggggtgtggacagcaccccagctGCACTGGCACATCAACTGCCTCGAgctgtgggctgtatatcttgcacTCGTTTGTCTTCTCTCAGAGCTGTGTGAAAAGGATGTATTAGTTTGCACCGATAATACTGTGACTGTTGCatatatcaaccgtcaaggaGGGTTACGCTCttgtcacctgtcgcatctcacCCGTCATCTCctcttttggagtcagaagaatctgGGGTCTCTTTGTGCCATTCACATCCCCGGATTGGCAAACACAACGGACGATGCACTCCCACGAGCAGCGTGTCCTGGTGAATGGCAATTCCATCCCAAGTCGATCCAGCtaatttggagacgtttcggcaaagcacatatagatctgtttgcatctccagagacaacccattgtcgcctgttttattcactaaccgacaGTTAAATTGGCATGGATGCACTAGCGCACAGTGAGCCTTATCCCACAAACGAtatgtgcaaagtcaggcacaTTAttaggctgtttacacttggcattaacatgcgttttcatcgatcggatcacaagtggacgatgttaacgccaggtgtaaacggtgttcaaaacgttttgagctcgtccactttcgaccactttcaacaacattcagaggtagtcgaaaccactttcgatcggatcacTTTTGTAGTTGCGGaatgcacatgtggttgaatgtgttcgaacagccacacgcgaccgccttctctccgcccatttatctaatctgaggtactaaacacaGGTTTTAGGTCTTTtatgacttctggcgtgaacagacggtgaacagtgctatttttagcctatcattgataaaactaaagcttctgatctccgtagtttagttttgaaagcgtgaaagttgcgcgatcgatcttatttcattaattgcggtgaaaattcagagaaagctcaaacatatacacataaaaaacaatgtgcagtatgtttacttgctaaacaagcagcggtctccgacataatattagttcgcgtccatataaactcatcattactcccgctcgcgtttgaatgacagcagagagactcgcccaccatcTCACAGACtgccccctcacagtattcaggacagaagcagtcaaaagtggacaaaataGACGGAttaaaataccaggtgtaaacgtgatgtgtctctctcgtccacttgtgatccgatcaatgaaaacacatcttaataccaagtgtaaacagcccctatggCACCCACACCCCAACCTGTGGCACCTTCATGTGTGGTCACTGGACGGGATGCGGAGATTCTGAGTGATTTACCACAGACAGTATCTAACACAATCTCTGCAGCACATGCGCCGTCAACACGACACGCTTACACGATAAAATGTAATTGGGCTACGTGCCCAAGGTTCCCACCACTCTTTTTAGAGATCAGGCGGTAAGCCTGCAAGCGCTGCCCCTGGAGGAGGCAGACTCAGCCATGGCTTTATGTCCCGTAAGTGCACTGTGCCTCTATGTAGACCAGATGCAAAGCTTCAgaacctcagatcagctctttgtctgttatggtggtcagcagaaagggaaagctgtcaccaagcagaggatgtcctaCTGGATCGTGGACACCATCTCCCTTGCCTATAAGCAACAGGGCATACCCTGCCCCCTTAAGTTGAGAGCACACTCCATCAGAAGTGttgcatcatcttgggcactcaCTTGTGGTTCCTCTctgacagacatctgtagagctgttGGCTGGGTGACACCACACACATTTATTAGATTCTATAGTATTCATGTCGAGACAGTTTCCTCTCGTGTTCTCTCCTCAAACCGGTGAAGCACTGAGGGCtggctcgtgtgtcggcttgcAACACCATTCTGGCGCTACCATTATGGATCTAAATTAGTGCCATATGTTTGAGAAAAGTTCGGTACTCCTTCACCACCTTGACAGCCAATGTTGTGGAGCAATGGCTgtcagcctctcactagatgtattctctgtaaagTTGGGTTGAGGCCTAGGCATCCGCATTGTTCCAACACAGGGTTTTCATGTGTATATTTCCATGGGGTTAACCTTTCTggcccacgtttccctcagcagaACTCACTCTGCTCCCTCTAGTATGTGATATTACTTAGAGACTTAACTTGTACACCTGTTGGTTGTTCATATCATATACCAACCAGTATATCCTTCCCAGGGGGTGTGGTTTCCGCAGCATTCCTAGCTCCGCCAGGTAGGTTCCCTTCCGAGTTTGCTAGTTACTATCatgggttaaggaacaggtagtgaccaGACTTCTGTAGTAAGCCCAGTTTCTGCCGCTTCTTATCTAGAGACAGAAGGTCTAAGCAGGCACTGGTAGGGGCAGCTAAGTGGCGTTTTGGTAAGGATTCCCTATTCGTCGGTCACAACGTGACGTCATAGTGACCAACTGAAAGGGAaggtctcggttacggatgtaaccctcgttccctgaaggaagggaaccgAGAGTTCACGTCCCGTCGCTGCATTTTTCAGTGCCATTGCTGATTCGGACGGGCACTGGATGCTCGGCTTTCTCAGCGtaaatagctgatttgatatTTGCACCTGAAACTCATTTTATTCTCGCGTGGCAGGGCGGCACCAGCcgatgcaaatacctgcattggcgttttagtagctTCTCGAAGTAGAAAGGTCGCCGCAAAGCTGTTCCCAATTCGTCAGTCACTACATGATGTCtctgttcccttccttcagggaacgagggttacatccgagACGTTCTATGTACATATTTCACTAGCATAGGGCAAAGTAATAGAGTATTGAAAATACTCACTTCCAACATGGTTATCATGGATTGACAGATGGATCATACCACggttaatttatttaaaagttttaacattttattttactattggTTGAAATTTATACAATAATGCATACAAATAATTGCTTTAGCATGTCTAGATTACATGtgctaaataaaatacattaaacttaattatattcctcctaatgtaaaacacacattaaacagaaaacatcaacatttactGCTCATGATTGACAatgaaatttgtttaaaaattagtgttatattttgtttatacgGAACACAATACAGCAAATATGTTACAACGTCTTTATCCTGATGTTTTAGtgattttataaaatggttTTGAAAGTCTCTTACGAATTTCCTTAAGTTTTAAACCATAGATTATAGGATTTAAAATAGGTGGCACTATAGTGATCTCTAAAGCCAAAAAATTACGCAGATCCTCTGGGAAATCGCTTGAGCCATACTTGCTGTACATTAGATCAAAACACACTGCAATAGAGAAACTTATCAATGCAAATATGTGAGGTACACAGGTCTGCCAAAACTTCCTTCTGCACTCCAATGATGATTTACATGCAATTACAAGTTTAATATATGAaactataataaaaacaaaaaggcCAAACATAAATACAATAACCAGAAATCCATAAATGTTATTGGTGACAGTTGATTCACATGAGAGCTTTACCATTGACCAGTTGTCACAATACAGTTTATCAATATgatatttacataatgacaACCTATTTGATAAGGAAACACTAATCATCATTGTAATTAATGCTACAGACCAACAGAAGACAAATAAAATGACGCAAGAAGACTTGTTCAGCTTTGAATGATAGTCTAAAGGTCTGCATATAGCCACATGTCTGTCATAAGCCATCACTGCTAATGTACAATATTCACACTTAACTGCACTGTAAATCACAAAAGCTTGTAAGGCACACATGTTAGAAGGGATCACATATGAATCCAATAATAAATCATATAGAAATTTAGGATAGAATCCTGTAGCTCCATATATACCATTTAAACACAAATTGCatagaaaaatatacattggTTCATGAAGGGCTCTCTCCAAGAAAATAACAACACAGAGCCAAATGTTCAGAAACAATATCAGGACATAGAGAATGAAAAAGCATGTGAAATATAAATGCCTGTAGGATTTTGAGTCTTTTGGTTCCATCAGGGTGTAAATCGCAAAGTAGGTTTGGTTATGCATTGTTTGTATGTTAATCCAGGATTTAAAAATGGTTGATTTCCAATTACTAAAATGAAAACAGacaatttaaaacaatttgGCTTTGCCCCAGGTTAAAAatatagcattaaaaaaatgagaCCCTTTCCAGTACCATGCAAGATTTGTTATGAAATGCAGGCTTGAAAGCCCCTGCCATgcttataaatgttttttattcagGGTAAAGTCCCTGTGAGTCTCTTGCAAATAAACCCCATGGACTGTTATGTGAACATTGTCGGGAGATTTACTTTTCATTAAACTTTTTGCATTTTGCACTTTTGCCTTTTTCTCAATGTAGGGTATACGGTAGATACAATAAATATTCAAATCTAAGGACATAAAGTCAAACGTCTCatagtatattttattttattacatttaattttttatctaGGAAAAGTTAAACTgaaattaatctttttttcaCAAGTGTCCTGGCCAAATAAGGTAGCAACAGAATCtcataatatcacaaaaaaacccCGACAAATTACCTATATACATATACTGTGTAAATAAGCAGGTATACCCAATTGCTGTAATGtaaatagtgtgtgtgtgtgtgtgtgtgtgtgtgtgtgtgtgtgtgtgtgtgtgtgtgtgtgtgtatatatatatatatatatatatatatatatatatatatatatatatatatatatatatatatatatatatatatatatatatatatatatatatatactgtatatatatatatatatatataaaatatatatatatatatatatatatatatatatatatatatatatatatatatatatatacacagtgccctccacaattattggcacccctgttTAAGATGTGATAAAAGCAGTCAAattaattatttcttttttttgcagaagcataaaaataacatttttgaaaaatataccCTTTAGCACaagttaataataatttttaaaaagtccacgaattaggaaaaaaaatatatattataaaatcacctgttccacaattattggcacccgtAACAATTCctatgaaaaataattaaaaaaagttttaaatatatttttctgtagTAGTTGCTAAAGTTGGTCAGGGTATCTAGGAAGTTTTAATTAGTAATTCATGACTTCCTGTTTCCCTGGAGTATAAATTTGACGTGACAAGAGGTCTAATTCTCTTACCCATTTGTCATCATGGCAAAAACAATAGAACACATCATTCAAGTAAGGCAGATGTGTGTCGACCTTCATAAGTCAGGCAATGGCTACAAGAAAATAGCCACTCGCCTTAACTTGCCCGTATTTACAGTCAGAGGAATCATTAAGAAGTTTAAAACAACTGGAACAGTGACAAACAAGGCTGGAAGAGGTCCCAAGTTTATCTTGCCACAACGCACAGTGAGGAGTATGGTTAGAGAAGTAAAAAATTTTCCTAAGCTTACTGTCACAGAATTGCATCAAAGAGTGGCATCTTGGGGTTACAAAGTCTCCATAACAATTATCAGAACCTCTATACATGCCAACAAGCTGTTTGGGAGGCATGCACGGAAAAAGCCTTTTCtcacaaacataaataaacatctggggccggttgcataaacatagccgtgacattaagactgcgtcttaagaatgattccgactaactagcaattagttagggctaatcagtcttattatttggatttaaattagaccaatctacctttctatgtaacatacttaaaacagttatgatcagtcttgaagaaaaaaattcatgactaacttttaagacaggctttaagttttatgcaaccggccactggaGTTTGCTAAGCAGTACTGGAACTTCAACTGGGATCATGTGCTTTGGTCAGATGAGAATAAGATTGAGCTTTTTGGCAACAAACACTCTAAGAGGGTCTGGCGTAAAACAAAGATGAGTATGCCAAAAAGCACCTCATGCCCACcgtgaagtatggtggaggatCTGGGATGCTGTGGGCTTGTTTCTCTTCCGAAGGCCCTCAGAACCTTGTTAGGGTGCATGGCATTATGAATGCTTTGAACTACCAggatatttgaaataaaaacccGAGGGCCTCTGCCAGAAAGCTGAAGATGTGTCGTCATCGGggctttcagcaggataatgatcCAAAATATGTGGCAAAATCTACACAAAAATGGTAAAGCAGTCACAAACTCAAGGTCCTCCCATGGCCATCTCAGTCCTCAGACCTCAACCCAATCGAAAACCTGTGGCGCGAGCTAAAGAAGAGAATGCATAAGAGAGGACCCAGGACACTGGATGATCTAGAAAGATTGTGCAAAGAAGAATGGTCAAAGATCCCTCTCTCTGTGTTCTCCAATGTTGTGAAATGTTATAGGAGGAGATTAAGTGCTGTCGTGTTGGCAAAAGGGGGTTGTACAAAGTATCAATATCAGCGGTGCCAAAAATTGTGGAACGCATGATTTTaaggttttttttctaaatgtgtaAATTCTTTACCACCAAAGTAATGTACATAAATCAAAGGTtggatttttgtcttttttgcatttgggttctatgttatttaaataaaaagtagAATTTGTAGAAGTCCACGACCACATATTAAACAGGGGTGGCAATAAttgtggagggcactgtatatacacacacacagggtgcgatttgtaaaaaaaacagagggggggatgttttcataggcgtcgatttcggcaacggtgggtacccaccatatttcgtcatgagtcattttgtacccaccattagttttaacttttttgactgttttcaggTTATGAAGAGCAATATATGAGAGATTTGGTAATCATTGTCCGACCtaacaaaaatccattataatattattattattttttatatatttctaattaaaatatttctaatattcagaaatgcgcTCCTCACTCACGAGCTCTGATCGGAACGAACCCGAACCTCACTGTCTGCTGAACTTGCGC
This sequence is a window from Misgurnus anguillicaudatus chromosome 9, ASM2758022v2, whole genome shotgun sequence. Protein-coding genes within it:
- the LOC129423296 gene encoding olfactory receptor 5AR1-like, whose product is MHNQTYFAIYTLMEPKDSKSYRHLYFTCFFILYVLILFLNIWLCVVIFLERALHEPMYIFLCNLCLNGIYGATGFYPKFLYDLLLDSYVIPSNMCALQAFVIYSAVKCEYCTLAVMAYDRHVAICRPLDYHSKLNKSSCVILFVFCWSVALITMMISVSLSNRLSLCKYHIDKLYCDNWSMVKLSCESTVTNNIYGFLVIVFMFGLFVFIIVSYIKLVIACKSSLECRRKFWQTCVPHIFALISFSIAVCFDLMYSKYGSSDFPEDLRNFLALEITIVPPILNPIIYGLKLKEIRKRLSKPFYKITKTSG